In Piliocolobus tephrosceles isolate RC106 chromosome 6, ASM277652v3, whole genome shotgun sequence, the following are encoded in one genomic region:
- the LOC111522566 gene encoding olfactory receptor 4M1 has translation METANYTKVTEFVLTGLSQTREVQLVLFVIFLSFYLFILPGNILIICTIRLDPHLTSPMYFLLANLAFLDIWYSSITAPKMLIDFFVERKIISFGGCIAQLFFLHFVGASEMFLLTVMAFDRYAAICRPLHYATIMNRRLCCILVALSWMGGFIHSIIQVALIVRLPFCGPNELDSYFCDITQVVRIACANTFPEELVMICSSGLISVVCFIALLMSYAVLLAMLKKHSGSGENTNRAMSTCYSHITIVVLMFGPSIYIYARPFDSFSLDKVVSVFHTVIFPLLNPIIYTLRNKEVKAAMRKLVTKYILCKEK, from the coding sequence ATGGAAACTGCAAATTACACCAAGGTGACAGAATTTGTTCTCACTGGCCTATCCCAGACTCGGGAGGTCCAACTAGTCCTATTTGTTATATTTCTATCCTTCTATTTGTTCATCCTACCGGGAAATATCCTTATCATTTGCACCATCAGGCTTGACCCTCATCTGACTTCTCCTATGTATTTCCTGTTGGCTAATCTGGCCTTCCTTGATATTTGGTACTCTTCCATTACAGCCCCTAAAATGCTCATAGACTTCTTTGTGGAGAGGAAGATAATTTCCTTTGGTGGATGCATTGCACAGCTGTTCTTCTTACACTTTGTTGGGGCTTCAGAGATGTTCTTGCTCACAGTGATGGCCTTTGACCGCTATGCTGCTATTTGCCGACCCCTCCACTATGCTACCATCATGAATCGACGTCTCTGCTGTATCCTGGTGGCTCTCTCCTGGATGGGGGGCTTCATTCATTCTATAATACAGGTGGCTCTCATTGTTCGACTTCCTTTCTGTGGGCCCAATGAGTTAGACAGTTACTTCTGTGACATCACACAGGTTGTCCGGATTGCCTGTGCCAACACCTTCCCAGAGGAGTTAGTGATGATCTGTAGCAGTGGTCTGATCTCTGTGGTGTGTTTCATTGCTCTGTTAATGTCCTATGCCGTCCTTCTGGCCATGCTCAAGAAACATTCAGGCTCAGGTGAGAATACCAACAGGGCCATGTCCACCTGCTATTCCCACATTACTATTGTGGTGCTAATGTTTGGGCCATCCATCTACATTTATGCTCGCCCATTTGACTCTTTTTCCCTAGATAAAGTGGTATCTGTGTTTCATACTGTGATATTCCCTTTACTTAATCCCATTATTTACACACTGAGAAACAAGGAAGTAAAGGCAGCCATGAGGAAGTTGGTCAccaaatatattttgtgtaaagAGAAGTGA
- the LOC111522539 gene encoding olfactory receptor 4N2, translating into MESENRTVITEFILLGLTQSQDIQLLVFVLVLIFYFIILPGNFLIIFTIRSDPGLTAPLYFFLGNLAFLDASYSFIVAPRMLVDFLSEKKVISYRGCITQLFFLHFLGGGEGLLLVVMAFDRYIAICRPLHYSTVMNPRACYAMLLALWLGGFVHSIIQVALILRLPFCGPNQLDNFFCDVPQVIKLACTDTFVVELLMVFNSGLMTLLCFLGLLASYAVILCRIRGSSSEAKNKAMSTCTTHIIVIFFMFGPGIFIYTRPFRAFPADKVVSLFHTVIFPLLNPVIYTLRNQEVKASMKKVFNKHIA; encoded by the coding sequence ATGGAAAGCGAGAACAGAACAGTGATAACAGAATTCATCCTCCTTGGTCTGACCCAGTCTCAAGATATTCAGCTCCTGGTCTTTGTGctagttttaattttctacttCATCATCCTCCCTGgaaattttctcattattttcaccATAAGGTCAGATCCTGGCCTCACAGCCcccctctatttctttctgggCAACTTGGCCTTCCTGGATGCATCCTACTCCTTCATTGTGGCTCCCAGGATGTTGGTGGACTTCCTCTCTGAGAAGAAGGTAATCTCCTACCGAGGCTGCATCACTCAGCTCTTTTTCTTACACTTCCTTGGAGGCGGGGAGGGATTACTCCTTGTTGTGATGGCCTTTGACCGCTACATCGCCATCTGCCGGCCTCTGCACTATTCAACTGTCATGAACCCTAGAGCCTGCTATGCAATGTTGTTGGCTCTGTGGCTTGGGGGTTTTGTCCACTCCATTATCCAGGTGGCCCTCATCCTCCGCTTGCCTTTTTGTGGCCCAAATCAGCTGGACAACTTTTTCTGTGATGTCCCACAGGTCATCAAGCTAGCCTGCACCGACACGTTTGTGGTGGAGCTTCTGATGGTCTTCAACAGTGGCCTGATGACACTTCTGTGCTTTCTGGGGCTTCTGGCCTCCTATGCAGTCATTCTTTGTCGCATACGAGGGTCTTCTTCTGAGGCGAAAAACAAGGCCATGTCCACATGCACCACCCATATCATTGTTATATTCTTCATGTTTGGACCTGGCATCTTCATCTACACGCGCCCCTTCAGGGCTTTCCCAGCTGACAAGGTGGTTTCTCTCTTCCATACAGTGATTTTTCCTTTGTTGAATCCTGTCATTTACACCCTTCGCAACCAGGAAGTGAAAGCTTCCATGAAAAAGGTGTTTAATAAGCACATAGCCTGA